In Microbacterium maritypicum, the following are encoded in one genomic region:
- a CDS encoding glycosidase produces MTPFPSSAPTTAIPYALTRLGTIMTADPADPLEAEGVLNPGTAWGPDDELYLYPRVVAEGNVSRIARARVIIEDGVPTGVERLGLVLSPDEQWEHGHQNAGVEDPRITFLEPLGLHVMTYIAYGPLGPRPALAYSRDTVTWHRLGPIQFAYQPELATDLNLFANKDIVFFPEPVPGPDGKPRIAVLHRPMWDLDWLRPGEGARPPAGIDEVRPSIWIGYIDLDEATADITALTRLHDSAMLVGPEMAYESAKIGAGPSPLRVPEGWLLLHHGVSGATPKGFELAYGSRYSAGAILLDAEDPRRVLARSAEPLLAPETAEELQGTLGNVVFPTAVEEIGGRTFVFYGMADSSIGVAELTRL; encoded by the coding sequence ATGACCCCATTCCCCTCCTCCGCTCCGACGACTGCGATCCCCTACGCCCTGACGCGACTGGGCACGATCATGACCGCCGACCCCGCCGACCCGCTCGAGGCCGAGGGCGTCCTCAACCCCGGCACCGCCTGGGGGCCGGACGACGAGCTCTACCTCTACCCACGGGTCGTCGCAGAGGGCAACGTCTCACGAATCGCGCGAGCCCGCGTCATCATCGAGGACGGCGTGCCGACGGGTGTCGAGCGCCTCGGCCTCGTGCTCTCCCCCGACGAGCAGTGGGAGCACGGCCACCAGAACGCCGGAGTCGAAGACCCGCGCATCACCTTCCTGGAACCGCTCGGTCTGCACGTCATGACGTACATCGCCTACGGACCGCTGGGGCCACGACCGGCGCTCGCGTACTCGCGCGACACCGTCACGTGGCACCGTCTCGGCCCGATCCAGTTCGCCTATCAGCCCGAACTCGCGACCGACCTGAACCTGTTCGCCAACAAGGACATCGTCTTCTTCCCCGAGCCGGTGCCCGGTCCTGACGGGAAGCCGCGCATCGCCGTGCTGCACCGCCCGATGTGGGATCTCGACTGGCTGCGACCCGGCGAGGGGGCACGACCCCCGGCAGGCATCGACGAAGTACGTCCCTCGATCTGGATCGGCTACATCGACCTCGACGAGGCGACGGCAGACATCACGGCCCTGACGCGCCTGCACGACTCGGCGATGCTCGTCGGGCCCGAGATGGCCTACGAGAGCGCGAAGATCGGCGCCGGACCCTCGCCGCTGCGCGTGCCGGAAGGCTGGCTGCTGCTGCACCACGGCGTCTCCGGCGCCACTCCGAAGGGCTTCGAGCTGGCCTACGGCTCGCGCTACTCGGCCGGTGCGATCCTGCTCGACGCGGAGGACCCTCGCCGCGTGCTCGCCCGCTCGGCGGAGCCCCTGCTCGCACCCGAGACCGCGGAGGAGCTGCAGGGAACCCTCGGAAACGTCGTGTTCCCCACTGCGGTCGAGGAGATCGGAGGACGGACGTTCGTCTTCTACGGCATGGCCGACTCGTCGATCGGTGTCGCGGAGCTCACCCGCCTCTGA
- a CDS encoding discoidin domain-containing protein, producing the protein MRRITAFIAFTVALVIGSSALTTVPASAAPEDDVATVIDRLEEYYLGQGDDIIIANGIYLAKTSEALDYVASQKEDGSWADVDYADRTSSANGSVWSAYTALYRMLAMTQAYKDPKAAGHGDKRLVDAVQRALLHWDRVNPGNTNWWETEIGESIAMGRISMFLGSELSEDAFRVSLAHNTGKLDPVGANGSWRTSNYIFEALSTGDIAKVKEGFATIVATIAVDHSGTVKEAVQPDASFWAHGAQLYSEGYGMVLFTYAALWSDVARGTGLAFTRAQLDSIAFYFIEGTRWLIRGEIGMLYLNYRPPKTVSDITSHASEFIEPLQRMVRTDALYSTAYQAVLDGVLGKTETNGVTGAKYFWRSEFASHQRDDYGIFTRLNSSRTFGAELRTSYRDDLGNPVFWNAMGSTAIQVNNREYLDLGPTFDWWHYPGVTAPDEKRTERGFENRGRNGDGASFTGGTSDGEFGASVLTLDAAGTGARKSYFTFDEGMVALGAGIASTSGAAVHTTINQASAKENATVGGKPVAGDADDQSVGGARWAYNDEVGYVFADGQDVRVSNRAQSGSWEGQEAVSRDAFTLYVDHGTKPTAGTYDYTVLPAATPAEVAAFADAPAMRTLRNDTSVQAVRHDAAGITMATFYAAGTLDLGGGRALTVDQPSIVLLDERGETPVVSLSNPDRPGLSVGVSLTGGGQDQHARFALGSGENMGRTVTSALAAGPLPATSAFSASSTADGSSAAALGDDDRDTAWRSAGDGTQWAAVTLPRGSWVTKATIDWTDAPAGDFVVQTSQNGVDWTDRAHVTDGDGGVDEIPLDPTPAEHVRVLLLDGEGEGYGIRELSVASSVNLSIDGATRASGYAGYNLVHALADGDPSTRWRGNNANSAWAQVDLGESKPVSTVRLSWEAAYAKAYRIQLSDDGRNWRDAYVTPSAGSDGGVDVITLNDQSARFVRMQTVTRALDYGPSLWEFEIFSDRLVAEAPAVPVGNANLALGRPTTADSVHQNNATITGPKATDGSRSTKWSSARAAAEHWLQVDLESVRSVSRAVVAWEAGTSNDYRIEGSVDGTTWMPLARVQAAQPTLIHQHDFAATDVRYVRLSGMPATQYGLNIWELELYGGYTFECAGPVSAGRDGAAVVAATVSPVNPADTFTAVVMDDSVATVKGDARVSADGRVEVDLATREPGRTTVGIRHQGGSEIAWCTVTVIADTGRLQAQVDAANTLDSTAYTSASWKPLLPALEAGKDVLAAPGSAQGQVDAAADALAAALAGLIRLDAAPSAPRDVVATASGDRVNVQWTVPENVGGSPIIAYEVAVGDRVVQAEGAVLTAAVTGLAAGEYAVTVRAQNAGGWSVPSAAIVVVVDPEVVTPSVTVEGSPKVGGRIDVSGVGFQPGIEYTVQLRSTPADLGTVTAETDGSFAFRGVVPEDVEAGAHTLVVMHDGADIASTPVRIIAAAGPGAPGGPGDGGTDGSGALPATGGELAWLPWTLAMALLLLLSGALAMKARRQPRD; encoded by the coding sequence ATGAGACGCATCACCGCGTTCATCGCCTTCACCGTCGCCCTCGTCATCGGCTCGTCCGCGCTCACCACGGTGCCGGCATCCGCCGCTCCCGAAGACGATGTCGCGACGGTCATCGACCGCCTCGAGGAGTACTACCTCGGGCAGGGCGACGACATCATCATCGCCAACGGCATCTACCTCGCCAAGACCTCGGAGGCGCTGGACTACGTCGCGTCGCAGAAGGAGGACGGATCGTGGGCCGACGTCGACTACGCCGATCGCACGAGCTCGGCGAACGGCAGCGTCTGGTCGGCGTACACGGCGCTCTACCGGATGCTCGCGATGACGCAGGCGTACAAGGACCCGAAGGCCGCAGGCCACGGTGACAAGCGGCTGGTCGACGCGGTGCAGCGGGCGCTGCTGCACTGGGACCGGGTGAACCCCGGCAACACCAACTGGTGGGAGACCGAGATCGGCGAGTCGATCGCGATGGGACGCATCTCGATGTTCCTCGGCTCCGAGCTCAGTGAAGACGCCTTCCGTGTCAGCCTCGCGCACAACACCGGCAAGCTCGACCCGGTCGGGGCGAACGGCTCGTGGCGCACGTCGAACTACATCTTCGAGGCCCTCTCCACCGGCGACATCGCCAAGGTGAAGGAGGGGTTCGCGACGATCGTCGCCACCATCGCGGTCGACCACTCCGGCACCGTGAAAGAGGCGGTCCAGCCGGACGCCAGCTTCTGGGCCCACGGCGCGCAGCTGTATAGCGAGGGCTACGGGATGGTGCTGTTCACCTACGCGGCCCTGTGGTCGGACGTCGCACGCGGCACCGGACTCGCGTTCACGCGCGCGCAGCTGGACTCGATCGCCTTCTACTTCATCGAGGGCACCCGCTGGCTCATCCGCGGAGAGATCGGCATGCTCTACCTCAACTACCGGCCGCCGAAGACCGTGAGCGACATCACCAGCCACGCCTCCGAGTTCATCGAGCCGCTGCAGCGCATGGTGCGCACGGACGCCCTCTACTCGACCGCCTACCAGGCCGTGCTCGACGGGGTGCTCGGTAAGACCGAGACGAACGGCGTCACCGGCGCGAAGTACTTCTGGCGCTCGGAGTTCGCCTCTCATCAGCGCGACGACTACGGCATCTTCACTCGTCTCAACTCGTCTCGCACGTTCGGCGCCGAGCTGCGCACGTCCTACCGTGACGATCTCGGCAACCCCGTCTTCTGGAACGCGATGGGCTCGACCGCCATCCAGGTCAATAACCGCGAGTACCTCGATCTGGGTCCCACGTTCGACTGGTGGCACTACCCCGGAGTGACCGCTCCCGACGAGAAGCGAACGGAACGCGGATTCGAGAACCGTGGGCGCAACGGAGACGGCGCGAGCTTCACCGGCGGCACGTCCGACGGGGAGTTCGGCGCGAGCGTGCTCACCCTCGACGCCGCGGGCACCGGCGCGCGGAAGAGCTACTTCACATTCGACGAGGGCATGGTCGCGCTCGGCGCCGGCATCGCCTCGACGAGTGGCGCGGCCGTGCACACGACGATCAATCAGGCATCCGCCAAGGAGAACGCGACCGTCGGCGGCAAGCCCGTCGCGGGCGATGCAGACGACCAGAGCGTCGGGGGCGCCCGGTGGGCCTACAACGACGAGGTCGGATACGTCTTCGCAGACGGCCAGGACGTGAGGGTCTCGAACCGGGCCCAGTCCGGCAGCTGGGAGGGGCAGGAAGCCGTCAGCCGCGACGCTTTCACGCTGTACGTCGACCATGGGACCAAGCCGACCGCCGGCACGTACGACTACACGGTGCTGCCGGCGGCCACCCCCGCCGAGGTCGCCGCCTTCGCCGACGCGCCCGCCATGCGCACGCTCCGCAACGACACCTCGGTGCAGGCGGTGCGGCACGACGCGGCAGGGATCACCATGGCGACGTTCTACGCCGCCGGGACGCTCGATCTCGGCGGCGGCCGCGCGCTGACCGTCGACCAGCCCAGCATCGTCCTGCTGGACGAGCGCGGCGAGACCCCCGTCGTCAGCCTCTCCAACCCCGACCGCCCCGGGCTGTCCGTCGGGGTCTCCCTCACCGGCGGCGGCCAGGACCAGCACGCGAGGTTCGCGCTCGGATCGGGCGAGAACATGGGCAGGACCGTCACTTCCGCGCTCGCCGCGGGCCCGCTCCCGGCGACCTCTGCGTTCTCGGCGAGCAGCACGGCAGACGGCTCGTCCGCCGCCGCGCTCGGGGATGACGACCGGGACACCGCGTGGCGATCGGCCGGCGACGGCACGCAGTGGGCGGCCGTCACGCTGCCCCGCGGATCGTGGGTCACGAAGGCGACCATCGACTGGACGGATGCTCCCGCCGGCGACTTCGTCGTGCAGACGTCGCAGAACGGCGTCGACTGGACCGACCGAGCCCACGTCACCGACGGCGACGGCGGGGTCGACGAGATCCCGCTCGACCCGACCCCGGCGGAGCATGTGCGCGTGCTTCTGCTCGACGGCGAGGGGGAGGGCTACGGCATCCGCGAGCTGTCGGTGGCGTCGAGCGTCAATCTCTCGATCGACGGTGCGACGCGGGCTTCGGGCTACGCGGGATACAACCTCGTCCACGCCCTCGCCGACGGCGATCCGTCCACGCGCTGGCGCGGCAACAACGCCAACAGCGCCTGGGCGCAGGTCGATCTCGGCGAATCGAAGCCCGTGTCGACGGTGCGGCTCTCGTGGGAGGCGGCGTATGCCAAGGCGTACCGGATCCAGCTGTCCGACGACGGCAGGAACTGGCGCGACGCCTATGTCACCCCTTCAGCCGGGAGCGACGGCGGTGTCGATGTGATCACGCTGAACGACCAGAGCGCCCGTTTCGTGCGGATGCAGACCGTCACGCGTGCTCTGGACTACGGACCCTCGCTGTGGGAGTTCGAGATCTTCTCCGATCGGCTGGTCGCCGAGGCCCCCGCCGTTCCGGTGGGCAACGCCAACCTCGCGCTCGGTCGCCCGACGACGGCCGACAGCGTCCACCAGAACAACGCCACGATCACCGGGCCGAAGGCGACCGACGGTTCCCGCTCGACCAAGTGGTCGTCGGCGCGAGCAGCCGCCGAGCACTGGCTTCAGGTCGACCTGGAGAGCGTGCGGTCGGTCTCGCGCGCCGTGGTCGCCTGGGAAGCCGGCACGTCCAACGACTATCGCATCGAGGGCTCGGTCGACGGCACGACCTGGATGCCCCTGGCCCGCGTCCAGGCTGCGCAGCCGACGCTCATCCATCAGCACGACTTCGCGGCGACCGACGTGCGGTACGTGCGCCTGTCCGGCATGCCGGCGACGCAGTACGGGCTCAACATCTGGGAGCTCGAGCTGTACGGCGGGTACACCTTCGAGTGCGCGGGACCGGTCTCGGCCGGGCGCGACGGTGCGGCCGTCGTCGCCGCGACGGTGTCGCCGGTGAACCCCGCCGACACGTTCACGGCGGTGGTGATGGACGACTCCGTCGCAACCGTGAAGGGCGACGCCCGTGTCTCGGCAGACGGCCGGGTCGAGGTCGACCTCGCGACCCGCGAACCCGGGCGCACGACCGTCGGCATCCGCCATCAGGGCGGCAGCGAGATCGCCTGGTGCACGGTCACCGTGATCGCCGACACGGGTCGGCTGCAGGCACAGGTCGACGCGGCGAACACCCTCGACAGCACGGCCTACACGTCGGCCAGCTGGAAGCCGCTGCTGCCCGCGCTCGAGGCGGGCAAGGACGTGCTCGCCGCGCCCGGGTCCGCGCAGGGTCAGGTGGATGCGGCGGCCGACGCTCTCGCGGCGGCACTCGCCGGGCTCATCCGACTCGATGCCGCTCCGAGCGCGCCGCGCGATGTCGTCGCGACCGCTTCCGGCGACCGGGTGAACGTGCAGTGGACGGTGCCCGAGAACGTGGGCGGATCGCCCATCATCGCGTACGAGGTCGCCGTGGGCGACCGTGTCGTGCAGGCCGAAGGGGCCGTGCTCACGGCAGCCGTCACCGGGCTCGCCGCCGGCGAGTACGCCGTGACGGTGCGGGCGCAGAACGCGGGCGGGTGGTCCGTGCCCTCCGCCGCGATCGTCGTCGTGGTCGATCCCGAGGTGGTGACCCCGAGCGTGACGGTCGAAGGCTCGCCGAAGGTCGGTGGACGCATCGACGTCAGCGGCGTCGGATTCCAGCCGGGGATCGAGTACACCGTCCAGCTGCGTTCCACTCCGGCCGATCTCGGGACCGTGACCGCCGAGACGGATGGCAGCTTCGCCTTCCGCGGAGTCGTGCCCGAAGATGTCGAGGCCGGCGCGCATACGCTCGTCGTGATGCACGACGGGGCGGACATCGCCTCGACCCCGGTGCGGATCATCGCCGCCGCCGGCCCGGGTGCGCCGGGCGGGCCGGGCGACGGCGGAACCGACGGATCCGGCGCGCTCCCCGCCACCGGAGGCGAACTCGCCTGGCTGCCGTGGACGCTCGCCATGGCGCTGCTGCTGCTGCTCTCGGGCGCTTTAGCGATGAAGGCGCGACGGCAGCCCCGCGACTGA
- a CDS encoding carbohydrate ABC transporter permease, producing MTATTTRATRPGRSGRVISALRFALLLVGAVAALVPFYYMVIGALQRKRDTSLLGLLPLPQNLTLDNFVEINESVNLFGSLLNSLIFTAGVVGCTLVFGLLVGYALAVLSFRGRGLVFALVLLVQAIPFQLLMIPLYVMVVRYFGLADNFIGMILPFAINSVAVLIFRQYFLQIPRDVFDAARIDGASELRILLLIAVPLVRPAVLTAMLVTFIGPWNEFLWPFLVTKDATKQTLAVSLANFSQTNGSFLENPMGAVLAGACVLAVPVVVLFLMFQRHFTSANLGSAIKG from the coding sequence ATGACCGCCACGACCACCCGGGCGACGCGCCCCGGCCGCAGCGGCCGGGTGATCTCCGCCCTGAGATTCGCCCTGCTCCTCGTCGGGGCCGTCGCCGCCCTCGTGCCGTTCTACTACATGGTGATCGGCGCCCTCCAGCGCAAACGCGACACCAGTCTGCTCGGCCTTCTCCCGCTGCCGCAGAACCTCACCTTGGACAACTTCGTCGAGATCAACGAATCGGTGAACCTGTTCGGCTCGCTGCTGAACTCGCTCATCTTCACCGCCGGCGTGGTGGGCTGCACGCTCGTCTTCGGGCTGCTCGTGGGCTACGCGCTCGCGGTGCTGTCGTTCCGAGGACGCGGGCTCGTGTTCGCGCTCGTGCTGCTCGTGCAGGCGATCCCGTTCCAGTTGCTCATGATCCCGCTGTACGTCATGGTCGTGCGCTACTTCGGCCTGGCCGACAACTTCATCGGGATGATCCTGCCGTTCGCGATCAACTCGGTCGCCGTGCTGATCTTCCGCCAGTACTTCCTGCAGATCCCCCGCGACGTGTTCGACGCCGCACGCATCGACGGAGCCAGCGAACTGCGCATCCTGCTCCTCATCGCGGTTCCGCTCGTGCGCCCGGCCGTGCTCACGGCGATGCTCGTGACGTTCATCGGTCCGTGGAACGAGTTCCTGTGGCCGTTCCTCGTCACCAAGGATGCGACGAAGCAGACGCTCGCCGTCAGCCTCGCGAACTTCTCGCAGACGAACGGGTCGTTCCTCGAGAACCCGATGGGAGCCGTCCTCGCGGGCGCGTGCGTGCTCGCCGTGCCGGTGGTCGTGCTGTTCCTGATGTTCCAGCGACACTTCACGTCCGCGAACCTCGGCTCCGCCATCAAGGGCTGA